One window from the genome of Streptomyces sp. NBC_01476 encodes:
- the efeB gene encoding iron uptake transporter deferrochelatase/peroxidase subunit: protein MTDTHEPTGAGDLRRRGFLRGAALSVGAVGAVAGGAAALAGGGTAAAATPAPSGTPARPAAPGFHGAHQAGIVEPVTQSTAFLSFDVTAADRRELTELLHTITERARFLATGGTPAALGITDSPSDSGTLGPRVPADGLMVTAGVGASLFDDRFGLGDRKPLRLSTMPAFDDDDLQPAWCHGDLSLQLSAPHADTVLHAVRDIARHTRGGMQVRWRMDGFTSPPRPSGTPRNHMGFKDGTSNPDVTDPAVADRLLWVTGGGEPSWTTGGSYQVVRLIRMLVEFWDRVSITEQQRMFGRERDTGAPLDGAHEFDTPKFDQDPTGDIIPLDSHIRVANPRTAQSADSRLLRRGYNYDRGMDSNGNLDMGLIFVCYQQDLERQFATVQKRLAGEPLVDYISPYGGGYFFALPGVRDRSDWLGSALLA from the coding sequence ATGACCGACACGCACGAGCCGACCGGCGCGGGCGATCTGCGGCGGCGCGGGTTCCTGCGCGGCGCCGCGCTGAGTGTGGGAGCGGTCGGCGCGGTCGCCGGCGGCGCCGCGGCCCTGGCCGGCGGCGGCACGGCCGCCGCGGCCACCCCGGCCCCCTCGGGCACCCCGGCCCGGCCGGCCGCGCCGGGCTTCCACGGGGCCCACCAGGCGGGCATCGTGGAGCCGGTGACGCAGTCCACCGCCTTCCTCTCCTTCGACGTCACCGCGGCCGACCGGCGCGAGCTGACCGAGTTGCTGCACACCATCACCGAGCGGGCCCGTTTCCTGGCCACCGGCGGCACCCCCGCGGCGCTCGGCATCACCGACTCCCCCTCCGACAGCGGGACCCTCGGCCCGCGGGTGCCCGCCGACGGCCTGATGGTCACCGCGGGCGTCGGCGCGTCCCTCTTCGACGACCGGTTCGGTCTGGGGGACCGCAAGCCGCTGCGGCTGAGCACCATGCCCGCCTTCGACGACGACGATCTGCAGCCGGCCTGGTGCCACGGCGACCTGAGCCTGCAGCTGAGCGCACCGCACGCCGACACGGTGCTGCACGCGGTCCGTGACATCGCCCGGCACACCCGCGGCGGCATGCAGGTGCGCTGGCGGATGGACGGCTTCACCAGCCCGCCGCGGCCCAGCGGAACCCCCCGCAACCACATGGGTTTCAAGGACGGTACGTCCAATCCGGACGTCACCGACCCGGCGGTCGCCGACCGGCTGCTGTGGGTGACCGGCGGCGGCGAGCCGTCCTGGACCACCGGTGGCTCGTACCAGGTGGTGCGGCTGATCCGGATGCTGGTGGAGTTCTGGGACCGGGTGTCCATCACCGAGCAGCAGCGGATGTTCGGCCGCGAGCGGGACACCGGTGCGCCGCTGGACGGCGCCCACGAGTTCGACACACCGAAGTTCGACCAGGACCCGACGGGCGACATCATCCCGCTGGACAGCCACATCCGGGTGGCCAATCCGCGGACCGCCCAGAGCGCCGACTCCCGCCTGCTGCGCCGCGGTTACAACTACGACCGGGGGATGGACAGCAACGGCAACCTCGACATGGGGCTGATCTTCGTCTGCTATCAGCAGGATCTGGAGCGGCAGTTCGCCACCGTGCAGAAGCGGCTCGCCGGTGAGCCGCTGGTGGACTACATCTCGCCCTACGGCGGCGGCTACTTCTTCGCCCTGCCGGGGGTGCGCGACCGGTCCGACTGGCTCGGCAGCGCACTGCTCGCCTGA
- a CDS encoding alkaline phosphatase family protein, with product MRTARWGAFAGAAALVLLGGTAPANAATPASGDANTTTPIKHVVVIFQENVSFDHYFGTYPEAANTDGTKFTAAAGTPKDVDTLSHAGLLKNNPNQYAPKRLGPDKAVTCDQNHSYGPEQYAGNGGKADSYVQNTETSTCSGGLFGEPGLVMDYYDGNTVTGLWNYAQHYSLGDNSYSSTYGPSTPGALNLISGQTHGVISVDPKSGTEDPKQTATPDAYTVVSPDAKGVGTVINDPDPAFDDCSDNSHTSTNALAAMQGKNIGDLLNAKNVSWGWFQGGFRPSTAWDGKQGDYASCQNTTHTNVGGASSVDYSPHHSPFQYYKSTANPHHLAPKNTAEIGHDGQANHNYDLTDFNAALDAGSLPAVSFLKAAEYQDGHAGYSDPTDEQNFLVKQINAIQSSPEWKDTAVVVAYDDSDGWYDHAFATPQNGSKDTTVGSNGKTTDSPACQAGPASAGGYADRCGPGTRQPLLVISPYSKVNSVDHTRTEQASITKFIESNWQTGGIGDASFDARANNLTGAFDFSKPNNKQVLLNADGSVKSVKDISGQTPPTTPSTGGTTGSGTTGGSTAGGSTGSGTAGTGTAGGNNPGTDGSGDQLAATGGSSPALPLGITAGVLVVGGGALWYARKHRRTNSDTAA from the coding sequence ATGCGAACCGCGCGCTGGGGGGCGTTCGCCGGGGCTGCGGCGCTCGTACTGCTGGGCGGCACCGCGCCCGCCAACGCGGCCACGCCGGCGAGCGGTGACGCGAACACCACCACCCCGATCAAGCACGTCGTGGTCATCTTCCAGGAGAACGTCTCCTTCGACCACTACTTCGGCACCTACCCGGAGGCGGCGAACACCGACGGCACCAAGTTCACCGCCGCCGCGGGCACGCCGAAGGACGTCGACACCCTCAGCCACGCGGGGCTGCTCAAGAACAACCCGAACCAGTACGCGCCCAAGCGGCTCGGTCCGGACAAGGCCGTCACCTGCGACCAGAACCACTCCTACGGTCCTGAGCAGTACGCGGGCAACGGCGGCAAGGCCGACTCGTACGTGCAGAACACCGAGACCAGCACCTGCTCCGGCGGCCTGTTCGGCGAGCCCGGCCTGGTGATGGACTACTACGACGGCAACACCGTCACCGGTCTGTGGAACTACGCCCAGCACTACTCGCTCGGCGACAACTCCTACAGCAGCACGTACGGCCCCTCCACCCCGGGCGCGCTGAACCTGATCTCGGGCCAGACGCACGGCGTGATCTCGGTCGACCCGAAGAGCGGCACCGAGGACCCCAAGCAGACGGCGACGCCGGACGCGTACACGGTGGTCTCCCCGGACGCCAAGGGTGTCGGCACGGTCATCAACGACCCCGACCCGGCCTTCGACGACTGCTCGGACAACAGCCACACCAGCACCAACGCGCTGGCCGCCATGCAGGGCAAGAACATCGGTGACCTGCTGAACGCCAAGAACGTCAGCTGGGGCTGGTTCCAGGGCGGCTTCCGTCCGTCGACCGCGTGGGACGGCAAGCAGGGCGACTACGCCAGCTGCCAGAACACCACGCACACCAACGTCGGCGGCGCCTCCTCGGTCGACTACAGCCCGCACCACTCGCCGTTCCAGTACTACAAGTCCACAGCGAACCCGCACCACCTCGCGCCGAAGAACACCGCCGAGATCGGTCACGACGGCCAGGCGAACCACAACTACGACCTGACCGACTTCAACGCCGCGCTCGACGCGGGCAGCCTGCCGGCGGTCAGCTTCCTGAAGGCCGCCGAGTACCAGGACGGTCACGCCGGTTACTCCGACCCGACCGACGAGCAGAACTTCCTGGTCAAGCAGATCAACGCCATCCAGTCCTCGCCGGAGTGGAAGGACACCGCGGTCGTCGTGGCGTACGACGACTCGGACGGCTGGTACGACCACGCCTTCGCGACGCCGCAGAACGGCTCCAAGGACACCACGGTGGGCTCCAACGGCAAGACCACCGACAGCCCGGCCTGCCAGGCCGGTCCGGCTTCCGCGGGCGGCTACGCCGACCGCTGCGGCCCGGGCACCCGGCAGCCGCTGCTGGTCATCTCGCCCTACAGCAAGGTCAACTCGGTCGACCACACCCGCACCGAGCAGGCCTCGATCACCAAGTTCATCGAGAGCAACTGGCAGACCGGTGGCATCGGTGACGCGTCCTTCGACGCCCGCGCCAACAACCTGACCGGCGCGTTCGACTTCTCCAAGCCGAACAACAAGCAGGTCCTGCTGAACGCCGACGGTTCGGTGAAGTCGGTCAAGGACATCTCCGGCCAGACCCCGCCGACCACGCCGAGCACCGGTGGGACCACCGGCTCGGGCACCACGGGCGGGTCCACCGCCGGTGGCAGCACCGGCAGCGGCACCGCGGGCACCGGCACCGCCGGCGGCAACAACCCCGGTACGGACGGCAGCGGCGACCAGCTGGCCGCCACCGGTGGCTCCTCGCCGGCCCTGCCGCTCGGCATCACCGCCGGCGTCCTGGTGGTCGGTGGCGGCGCGCTCTGGTACGCCCGCAAGCACCGCCGCACGAACAGCGACACCGCCGCCTGA
- a CDS encoding discoidin domain-containing protein, which produces MLAPPTGPPALRTSVLSGRRNIVAVILTALAASLLLFVPMRSAHAADTLLSQGKTATASSTENAGTPASAAVDGNTGTRWSSAAADPQWLQVDLGATAQVNSVTLNWEAAYAKSFKIQVSADGTNWTDVYSTTTATGGNQTVSVNGSGRYVRLYGTVRATQYGYSLWEFQVFGTTGGGTPPAAGTLLSQGKTATASSTENAGTPASAAVDGDTGTRWSSAAADPQWLQVDLGSTSTISQVVLNWEAAYGKSFKIQTSNDGSAWTDIYSTTTGTGGNQTLNVSGSGRYVRVYGTVRGTGYGYSLWEFQVYGTAGSTSGGGDGGGTGGGTGGTGPIQGGGDLGPNVKVFDPSTPNIQGQLDQIFAQQESNQFGDARYQVFFKPGTYNGLNDQVGFYTSVSGLGKNPDDVQINGDITVDAGWFNGNATQNFWRSVENLAIRPVSGDDRWAVAQAAPFRRVHVEGGLNLAPNGYGWASGGYIADSKIDGTVGPYSQQQWYTRDSQIGGWTNGVWNMVFSGVQGAPAQNFSDSTKYTTLATTPESREKPYLYLDGNNYSVFVPSLRTNASGVSWPNTPGTSIPLSQFYVAHPGDSAATINAALAQGLNLLLTPGIYHVNQPINVTRANTVVLGLGYATVIPDGGVDAVKVADVDGVRLASFLIDAGAGNSPQLLQVGAAGSTASHAANPTTVQDVFARVGGAGPAQAQTAFEVNSNDVIIDHTWIWRADHGASPTGWNVNPADIGLKVNGNNVLATGLFVEHFKKYDVEWHGQNGRTIFFQNEKAYDAPNQAAVQNGSIRGFAAYKVDDNVTTHEGWGLGSYCNYTADPTIIQDHGFEAPTTPGVKFHDLLVVSLGGMGQYAHVINNTGPGTSGTSTVPSIVVSYP; this is translated from the coding sequence ATGCTCGCTCCCCCCACCGGCCCGCCCGCACTGAGAACATCGGTGCTCTCGGGCCGGCGAAACATCGTAGCGGTGATCCTCACGGCGCTCGCCGCCTCACTGCTGCTCTTCGTACCGATGCGCTCGGCGCACGCGGCCGACACCCTGCTCTCACAGGGCAAGACCGCAACGGCTTCCTCCACCGAGAACGCCGGTACCCCCGCCTCGGCGGCCGTCGACGGCAACACCGGCACCCGCTGGTCGTCCGCCGCCGCAGACCCGCAGTGGCTCCAGGTCGACCTCGGCGCCACCGCGCAGGTCAACTCCGTCACCCTCAACTGGGAAGCGGCGTACGCCAAGTCCTTCAAGATCCAGGTGTCGGCCGACGGCACCAACTGGACGGACGTGTACTCCACCACGACGGCCACCGGTGGAAACCAGACGGTTTCCGTAAACGGTTCCGGGCGTTATGTCCGGCTGTACGGGACGGTCCGCGCCACTCAGTACGGCTACTCGCTGTGGGAGTTCCAGGTCTTCGGCACCACCGGCGGCGGCACGCCGCCGGCCGCGGGCACCCTGCTCTCCCAGGGCAAGACCGCGACCGCGTCCTCCACCGAGAACGCCGGCACCCCCGCCTCGGCGGCCGTCGACGGCGACACCGGCACCCGCTGGTCGTCGGCCGCCGCAGACCCGCAGTGGCTCCAGGTCGACCTCGGCAGCACCTCCACCATCAGCCAGGTGGTGCTGAACTGGGAGGCCGCGTACGGCAAGTCCTTCAAGATCCAGACCTCCAACGACGGTTCGGCCTGGACCGACATCTACTCCACCACCACCGGCACCGGTGGCAACCAGACCCTGAACGTCTCCGGCTCCGGCCGTTACGTGCGGGTCTACGGCACCGTCCGCGGCACCGGATACGGCTACTCCCTGTGGGAGTTCCAGGTGTACGGCACCGCGGGCAGCACCTCCGGCGGCGGTGACGGCGGCGGCACGGGCGGCGGCACCGGTGGCACCGGCCCGATCCAGGGCGGCGGCGACCTCGGCCCGAACGTGAAGGTCTTCGACCCGTCGACCCCGAACATCCAGGGCCAGCTGGACCAGATCTTCGCCCAGCAGGAGTCCAACCAGTTCGGTGACGCCCGCTACCAGGTCTTCTTCAAGCCGGGTACCTACAACGGGCTCAACGACCAGGTCGGCTTCTACACCTCGGTCTCCGGCCTCGGCAAGAACCCGGACGACGTCCAGATCAACGGCGACATCACGGTGGACGCCGGCTGGTTCAACGGCAACGCCACCCAGAACTTCTGGCGTTCGGTGGAGAACCTGGCGATCAGGCCGGTGAGCGGCGACGACCGGTGGGCGGTCGCGCAGGCGGCTCCGTTCCGCCGGGTGCATGTCGAGGGCGGCCTCAACCTGGCGCCGAACGGCTACGGCTGGGCCAGTGGCGGCTACATCGCCGACAGCAAGATCGACGGCACCGTCGGCCCGTACTCGCAGCAGCAGTGGTACACCCGTGACAGCCAGATCGGCGGCTGGACCAACGGCGTGTGGAACATGGTGTTCTCGGGTGTCCAGGGCGCTCCGGCGCAGAACTTCTCGGACTCCACCAAGTACACGACGCTCGCCACCACTCCCGAGTCGCGGGAGAAGCCGTACCTGTACCTGGACGGCAACAACTACTCGGTCTTCGTGCCGAGTCTGCGCACCAACGCCAGCGGCGTCTCGTGGCCCAACACCCCGGGCACCTCGATCCCGCTGTCGCAGTTCTACGTGGCGCACCCGGGCGACTCCGCGGCGACCATCAACGCGGCGCTCGCCCAGGGGCTCAACCTGCTGCTCACCCCGGGCATCTACCACGTGAACCAGCCGATCAACGTGACCCGCGCCAACACCGTGGTTCTCGGGCTGGGTTACGCCACCGTCATCCCGGACGGCGGCGTGGACGCGGTGAAGGTCGCGGACGTCGACGGTGTGCGGCTGGCGAGCTTCCTGATCGACGCGGGTGCGGGCAACTCGCCGCAGCTGCTCCAGGTGGGCGCGGCCGGTTCGACCGCGAGCCACGCGGCCAACCCGACCACCGTCCAGGACGTCTTCGCCCGGGTCGGCGGCGCCGGTCCCGCACAGGCGCAGACCGCGTTCGAGGTCAACAGCAACGACGTGATCATCGACCACACCTGGATCTGGCGCGCCGACCACGGCGCCTCGCCGACCGGCTGGAACGTCAACCCGGCCGACATCGGTCTGAAGGTCAACGGCAACAACGTGCTGGCCACCGGCCTGTTCGTGGAGCACTTCAAGAAGTACGACGTGGAGTGGCACGGTCAGAACGGCCGGACGATCTTCTTCCAGAACGAGAAGGCGTACGACGCCCCGAACCAGGCCGCGGTACAGAACGGCAGTATCCGGGGCTTCGCCGCGTACAAGGTGGACGACAACGTCACCACGCACGAGGGCTGGGGCCTGGGCAGCTACTGCAACTACACCGCGGACCCGACGATCATCCAGGATCACGGGTTCGAGGCACCGACGACGCCGGGGGTCAAGTTCCACGACCTGCTGGTGGTGTCGCTCGGCGGCATGGGCCAATACGCCCATGTCATCAACAACACCGGGCCGGGGACGTCGGGTACGTCCACGGTGCCGTCGATCGTGGTGTCGTACCCGTAA
- a CDS encoding glycoside hydrolase family 3 C-terminal domain-containing protein, protein MAIRRRRRLSGAVALAVAALAALTAGTLPAQSAAAAPARPWTVAADTPAQRADALLAQMTTAEKITMMHGGAQCAWGACVDANTRLGIPQLRLQDGPAGVADGAGGVTQLPAPVAAAASFDRDLAKSYGTVIGNEAWNKGANIVLGPTINIVRDPRWGRAFESLSEDPYLAAELGAADIQGIQSQGPMAQVKHYADYNQETNRNNAQDNVIMNDRTQREIYLPAFEAAVKQGQAFSVMCSYASVAGTYACENAQLIQQVLEGDLGFTGFVTSDWGGTHSTVASANAGLDQEMNGSDFYGTALTNAVNSGQVSIANLNGHVRRILVSMFASGLFDTTQTGTITTPVSTAAHQTTARQVAEEGSVLLKNTGAALPLGAANKKIAVIGDDAGPNALTAGGGSAHVGSASIVTPFNALVSRAGPGASVTYAQGYSSPGGEIVDSPYLTPAQGGGHGLYGQFYNGTSLGGTPLASRVDPTVNFLWGGASPTGGVPANGWSAKWTGTLTPPSTGSYTFALSSDDGSRLFINGQQLIDNWANQPRTTKTGTVTLTAGQQVSIEVDYFNDGGGSELELGWQVPNQDLHGQAVTAARDADTALVFVNKAEGEGADLGDINLSADQNQLVTDVAAANPNTVVVINSGSAITMPWAGSVRGIIENWYPGQEDGNAIAALLYGDVNFSGKLPVTFPQSLSDVPANTTAQWPGQNGTVQYSEGVNVGYRWYDSQNKTPLFPFGFGLSYTTFAYSGLTVGQPDAAGNVAVAFDVRNSGTRAGAEVAQVYVGRPATTGEPPKSLRGFQRVSLDPGQTQHVSLTLDARSFQFWNNGWTNAAGTNTVSVGSSSRDIRLTGSTTVTAGGGGNPPGQTTAVSLRAHANNQYVTAENAGAAALIANRAAIGPWETFDEIDLGGGTVALRSHANSKYVTTPGNGSGSLIASGTGVGTAETFDLIHDPDGAVTLRAHSNNQYVTAENAGAAALIANRGAIGPWEEFDLIQD, encoded by the coding sequence GTGGCAATCAGACGACGACGCCGGCTGTCCGGCGCGGTGGCCCTCGCGGTCGCCGCGCTGGCCGCGCTGACCGCGGGCACCCTGCCCGCGCAGTCCGCCGCGGCGGCTCCCGCACGACCGTGGACGGTCGCCGCGGACACCCCGGCGCAGCGCGCCGACGCCCTGCTGGCACAGATGACCACGGCCGAGAAGATCACCATGATGCACGGCGGCGCGCAGTGCGCCTGGGGCGCCTGTGTGGACGCCAACACCCGCCTCGGGATACCCCAGTTACGGCTCCAGGACGGCCCGGCCGGGGTCGCCGACGGGGCCGGCGGGGTCACCCAGCTGCCCGCCCCGGTGGCCGCCGCTGCCTCCTTCGACCGCGATCTGGCCAAGAGCTACGGCACGGTGATCGGGAACGAGGCGTGGAACAAGGGCGCCAACATCGTACTCGGCCCGACCATCAACATCGTGCGCGACCCGCGCTGGGGCCGCGCCTTCGAATCACTCAGCGAAGACCCTTATCTGGCGGCCGAACTGGGCGCGGCCGACATCCAGGGCATCCAGAGCCAGGGTCCGATGGCGCAGGTGAAGCACTACGCCGACTACAACCAGGAGACCAACCGCAACAACGCGCAGGACAACGTCATCATGAACGACCGGACGCAGCGGGAGATCTATCTGCCGGCGTTCGAGGCCGCGGTCAAGCAGGGCCAGGCGTTCTCGGTGATGTGCTCCTACGCCTCGGTGGCCGGCACCTACGCCTGCGAGAACGCCCAGCTCATCCAGCAGGTTCTGGAGGGCGACCTGGGCTTCACCGGCTTCGTCACCTCCGACTGGGGCGGCACGCACTCCACCGTCGCCTCGGCGAACGCCGGTCTCGACCAGGAGATGAACGGCAGCGACTTCTACGGCACGGCACTGACCAACGCGGTCAACAGCGGCCAGGTCTCCATCGCCAACCTCAACGGCCATGTCCGCCGCATCCTTGTCTCGATGTTCGCCTCCGGGCTCTTCGACACCACCCAGACCGGCACCATCACCACCCCGGTCAGTACCGCCGCCCACCAGACCACCGCCCGGCAGGTCGCGGAGGAGGGCAGTGTGCTGCTGAAGAACACCGGTGCGGCGCTGCCGCTCGGCGCCGCCAACAAGAAGATCGCGGTGATCGGCGACGACGCGGGACCCAACGCGCTGACCGCGGGCGGCGGCAGCGCGCACGTCGGCTCGGCCTCGATCGTCACCCCCTTCAACGCCCTGGTGTCGCGGGCCGGTCCGGGCGCGAGCGTCACCTATGCGCAGGGTTACTCCTCACCCGGCGGCGAGATCGTCGACAGCCCGTATCTGACCCCGGCGCAGGGCGGCGGGCACGGGCTGTACGGGCAGTTCTACAACGGGACCTCGCTGGGCGGCACACCGCTGGCCTCCCGGGTCGACCCGACCGTCAACTTCCTGTGGGGCGGGGCCTCACCGACCGGCGGCGTACCCGCCAATGGCTGGTCGGCGAAGTGGACCGGCACGCTGACCCCGCCGAGCACCGGCTCGTACACCTTCGCGCTCAGCAGTGACGACGGCAGCCGGCTGTTCATCAACGGGCAGCAGCTCATCGACAACTGGGCGAACCAGCCGCGGACCACCAAGACCGGCACGGTGACGCTGACCGCGGGTCAGCAGGTGAGCATCGAGGTCGACTACTTCAACGACGGCGGCGGCAGTGAGCTGGAGCTGGGCTGGCAGGTGCCCAACCAGGATCTGCACGGCCAGGCCGTGACCGCGGCCCGCGACGCCGACACCGCGCTGGTCTTCGTCAACAAGGCCGAGGGCGAGGGCGCCGACCTCGGCGACATCAACCTCTCCGCCGACCAGAACCAGCTGGTCACCGATGTGGCGGCGGCCAATCCCAACACCGTCGTGGTGATCAACAGCGGCTCGGCGATCACCATGCCGTGGGCGGGCAGCGTCCGCGGCATCATCGAGAACTGGTATCCCGGCCAGGAGGACGGCAACGCGATCGCCGCCCTGCTCTACGGAGATGTGAACTTCTCCGGCAAGCTCCCGGTGACCTTCCCGCAGAGCCTCAGCGATGTCCCGGCGAACACCACCGCGCAGTGGCCGGGCCAGAACGGCACCGTTCAGTACTCCGAGGGCGTCAACGTCGGCTACCGCTGGTACGACAGCCAGAACAAAACACCGCTCTTCCCGTTCGGCTTCGGCCTGTCCTACACCACCTTCGCCTACTCGGGCCTGACGGTCGGCCAGCCGGACGCGGCCGGCAACGTCGCGGTCGCCTTCGACGTCAGGAACAGCGGCACCAGGGCCGGCGCCGAGGTGGCCCAGGTCTATGTCGGCCGGCCCGCCACCACCGGCGAACCCCCCAAGAGCCTGCGCGGCTTCCAGCGGGTGAGCCTCGACCCCGGCCAGACCCAGCACGTCTCGCTGACCCTCGACGCCCGCAGCTTCCAGTTCTGGAACAACGGCTGGACCAACGCGGCCGGCACCAACACCGTCTCGGTCGGCTCCTCCTCGCGTGACATCCGCCTCACCGGCAGCACCACCGTCACGGCGGGCGGCGGCGGCAACCCGCCCGGTCAGACCACCGCGGTCTCGCTGCGGGCACACGCCAACAACCAGTACGTCACCGCCGAGAACGCGGGCGCCGCGGCACTGATCGCCAACCGTGCGGCCATCGGTCCCTGGGAGACCTTCGACGAGATCGACCTCGGCGGCGGCACGGTGGCGCTGCGGTCGCACGCCAACAGCAAGTACGTGACGACGCCGGGCAACGGCTCCGGCTCGCTCATCGCGAGCGGTACCGGCGTGGGGACGGCCGAGACCTTCGACCTGATCCACGACCCGGACGGCGCGGTGACGCTGCGCGCCCACTCCAACAACCAGTATGTGACGGCGGAGAACGCGGGCGCTGCGGCGCTGATCGCCAACCGGGGCGCGATCGGCCCCTGGGAGGAGTTCGACCTGATCCAGGACTGA
- a CDS encoding cupin domain-containing protein: protein MTEHPTIAGEGFHPHLPAGQDGPPLPLRNRLHHIRADGLDGDTAQTGGMRRFAAISGKTVGSERLWMGQTHVAPATASSDHHHGASETAIYVVSGRPEFVFLDDSGAGGPQEIRLVTGPGDYIFVPPYVPHREENPDPDGEAVVVIARSTQEAVVVNLPGLYALPADGAAG, encoded by the coding sequence ATGACCGAGCACCCGACCATCGCAGGCGAGGGCTTCCACCCGCATCTGCCGGCCGGCCAGGACGGCCCGCCCCTCCCGCTGCGCAACCGGCTGCACCACATCCGCGCCGACGGCCTGGACGGTGACACCGCGCAGACCGGTGGGATGCGCCGGTTCGCGGCCATCAGCGGGAAGACCGTCGGCTCCGAGCGGCTGTGGATGGGCCAGACGCATGTCGCGCCCGCCACCGCCTCCTCCGACCACCACCACGGCGCGTCGGAGACCGCGATCTATGTGGTCAGCGGACGGCCGGAGTTCGTCTTCCTGGACGACTCCGGCGCCGGCGGCCCGCAGGAGATCCGGCTGGTGACCGGGCCCGGCGACTACATCTTCGTGCCGCCCTATGTGCCGCACCGCGAGGAGAACCCCGACCCGGACGGCGAGGCCGTGGTGGTGATCGCGCGCAGCACCCAGGAGGCGGTCGTGGTCAATCTGCCGGGGCTGTACGCACTGCCCGCGGACGGCGCCGCCGGCTGA
- a CDS encoding RrF2 family transcriptional regulator: MHISAKADYAARALVELARDSARPLTCEAIASSQEIPFRFLKSVVGELRRGGLVRSQRGCEGGYWLSRPAEQITLLDVVRAVDGEVFTLRGEALAGLAYPSPAAALPAVWRSIEAGAAAALAAVTVAALLAGDAREQSRTGEVAGPGEDRLAGVA; encoded by the coding sequence ATGCATATCTCCGCGAAGGCGGACTACGCCGCTCGGGCCCTGGTCGAACTGGCCCGCGACTCCGCCCGCCCGCTCACCTGTGAGGCGATCGCCTCCTCGCAGGAGATCCCGTTCCGCTTCCTGAAGTCCGTGGTCGGCGAACTGCGCCGCGGCGGCCTGGTCCGCAGCCAGCGCGGCTGCGAGGGCGGCTACTGGCTCAGCCGCCCGGCCGAGCAGATCACCCTGCTCGATGTCGTGCGTGCCGTCGACGGCGAGGTCTTCACGCTGCGCGGCGAGGCGCTGGCCGGCCTCGCCTATCCCAGCCCGGCCGCGGCCCTGCCCGCCGTCTGGCGCTCGATCGAGGCCGGCGCCGCCGCCGCGCTGGCCGCGGTGACCGTCGCGGCGCTGCTGGCGGGCGACGCCCGTGAGCAGTCGCGGACGGGGGAAGTGGCCGGCCCCGGGGAGGACCGGCTCGCGGGTGTGGCATGA
- a CDS encoding DsbA family oxidoreductase yields the protein MTGAGSGGQPLRITEYTDPLCPWAWGAEPVFRLLRGMLDGQARWRRVYGILFDTDDDPAPDPAAETAWYAGFVREVSAHTGAPHAARLSRVAATSWPASLVAKAAEAQGEPVAGRVLRRLRESMFVAGEPADTLGLALAAARGVPGLDAVRLAADAASPEVLAAVRADHRETRDPLPEALAVTGPGPHPGTPKETADGRLRYALPTLVVTGPAGHRLVPGRQPLESCLAAVAAVAPAVRPAVQHPSPDDLLAWHRSLSGPDWALLAPGCRPPAQAVRTGTGNGPLWLHPAEAAASPWLPVSPAEVADQHRRGDGGRSSQ from the coding sequence ATGACCGGGGCCGGGTCCGGCGGGCAGCCGCTGCGCATCACCGAGTACACCGACCCGCTCTGCCCGTGGGCCTGGGGCGCGGAGCCGGTCTTCCGGCTGCTGCGCGGCATGCTGGACGGTCAGGCGCGGTGGCGGCGGGTCTACGGCATCCTCTTCGACACCGATGACGACCCCGCGCCCGACCCGGCCGCGGAGACCGCCTGGTACGCGGGCTTCGTCCGCGAGGTCAGCGCGCACACCGGCGCCCCGCACGCGGCGCGGCTGAGCCGGGTGGCGGCGACCAGCTGGCCCGCCTCGCTGGTGGCCAAGGCCGCCGAGGCGCAGGGCGAGCCGGTCGCCGGGCGGGTGCTGCGCCGGCTGCGGGAGTCGATGTTCGTGGCCGGTGAGCCGGCGGACACCCTCGGTCTTGCGCTGGCCGCGGCGCGCGGCGTGCCGGGCCTGGACGCCGTACGGCTGGCCGCCGACGCGGCCTCCCCCGAGGTGCTGGCGGCGGTGCGTGCGGACCACCGCGAGACCCGGGACCCGCTCCCTGAGGCGCTGGCCGTCACGGGCCCGGGTCCGCACCCCGGCACCCCCAAGGAGACCGCCGACGGGCGGCTGCGGTACGCCCTGCCGACGCTGGTCGTCACCGGCCCGGCGGGACACCGGCTGGTGCCGGGCAGGCAGCCGCTGGAGAGCTGTCTGGCGGCGGTCGCTGCGGTCGCGCCGGCTGTCCGGCCGGCTGTCCAACACCCTTCACCCGATGACCTGTTGGCGTGGCACCGCAGCCTCAGCGGACCCGACTGGGCGCTGCTCGCCCCGGGTTGCCGGCCGCCCGCGCAGGCGGTGCGGACCGGCACGGGGAACGGCCCGCTGTGGCTCCACCCGGCCGAGGCGGCGGCCTCCCCGTGGCTGCCGGTTTCCCCCGCTGAAGTCGCTGACCAGCACCGACGCGGGGACGGCGGCCGTTCCAGCCAATGA